From the genome of Cystobacter fuscus DSM 2262:
CCATCGATCGCTTCGGCCTGGACATGCGCGGCCGGGTGGCGGCGGACATTGGCGCCAGCACGGGCGGCTTCACCGACTGCCTCCTGCAGGAGGGGGCCGTGCGCGTGCATGCCATCGACGTGGGCTATGGGCAGCTCCACGAGAAGCTGCGCACGGATCCACGCATCCGCTCGCGCGAGCGCGTCAACGCCCGCTACCTCACCGCCGAGGATCTCCCCGAGCCGGTGGACGTGGTGGTCATCGACGTGAGCTTCATCTCGCTCACCCAGGTGCTGCCCGCGGTACTGCCCTTCCTCAAGCCCAAGGGCCTGTTGGTGGCGCTCGTGAAGCCCCAGTTCGAGGTGGGGCCGGACCGGGTGGGCAAGGGCGGCGTGGTGCGGGACGTGGCCGCGCGCCAGGAGGCCATCGACTCCACGGTCGCCTTCGTCCAGCGGCAGGGCCTCACGGTGCGCGGGGTGATGGACTCGACCGTGCCGGGCCCCGCGGGCAACGTCGAGGCGCTGCTCGTCGCGGACCGGCCCTGAGCCGCGCGGCGCGGGGGTTCAGCTCTCGGGCTCCTTCGGGGGCGGCTCTTTCGAGGGAAGCTCCTTCGGAGGGCCGTGGCGCAGGAAAAAGGCGGAGAGGAGGGCCAGGACCCCGGCGATGCCCAGGGTGAGGGTCGTGGAGACCTTCTCCGTGTTGGCGGACGCGAGCAGACACGCCAGGCCCACCAGCCACTGCGCGAGGT
Proteins encoded in this window:
- a CDS encoding TlyA family RNA methyltransferase, producing MKPRKERLDVLVVERGLAESRTKAQALILAGQVVVGEQRVDKPGSLVPVEAELRLKGEVLPYVSRGGLKLKAAIDRFGLDMRGRVAADIGASTGGFTDCLLQEGAVRVHAIDVGYGQLHEKLRTDPRIRSRERVNARYLTAEDLPEPVDVVVIDVSFISLTQVLPAVLPFLKPKGLLVALVKPQFEVGPDRVGKGGVVRDVAARQEAIDSTVAFVQRQGLTVRGVMDSTVPGPAGNVEALLVADRP